The Schistocerca serialis cubense isolate TAMUIC-IGC-003099 chromosome 10, iqSchSeri2.2, whole genome shotgun sequence genome includes a region encoding these proteins:
- the LOC126424754 gene encoding uncharacterized protein LOC126424754 isoform X3 has protein sequence MESTGELEAVTMCGEIDIKEESKLETLEDPDAHEPLQLKKENQQTQALLDALGQLVQGQRAIQTDAAAAASPLPQPQLAVAPPFRPYDPAQETWTEWSRQFGFHLAAYRIQGNERQPHLLSCVGVQMYRVIVKLFPRRDIATLSYDEILSALDAYFKETVNVVAKRYTFFRTKRTTGQTNREWVATFQGLTRDCAFECECGLPYSDTMVRDAIAQNVSDVRIREQILKLVNPSLQQVIDILDRQDTLDFAQESFATSPAVCNINRPAGRAAWPGKLPPRTSAQLPPRSKPGVPRKHTNALLKSCPRCATRHSREHCPSRQAICFFCNKKGHVQSVCQKKLRSDNHNHSRPFASLRNRTKDTQARGPSPIDIHVVNSTSSSDTVSNSDCVRPTKSVRRRRRKSRQLASDAVPVSVQIARDSRSCRQQDNKLFVHLDFNGKVIPFQLDTGAAVSLLNHDTYKQLGKPPLRAATVELTTYSGQNIPVLGQCILLATYKGQTKLVSFYVLRSSSAVNLFGLDLFQLFNLSIVNQVLSVNQTVPSDSVSRLCDEFADIFAPGLGCAKNYEAHLELKVNAQPKFFRARNVPHALRDEVARTLNDLESQGVIEGVQASLWASPLVILPKPSRKLRLCVDFKATVNPQLVIATFPLPRPEDLFDKLCPGKYFSKLDLAGVLANPSGRRIPARLGG, from the coding sequence aatcagcagacgcaggcgttattggatgcccttggacagctcgtccagggtcaacgtgccattcaaaccgatgcggcagccgccgcttcaccgctaccgcagccacaactcgcagttgcaccgccttttaggccctacgacccagcgCAGGAAActtggacagagtggtcacgccagtttggatttcatctcgccgcctacagaattcaaggtaacgagcggcagcctcacttattgtcttgtgtcggcgtgcaaatgtaccgtgtgattgtgaaattgtttccccgacgcgacatagcaacactgtcctacgacgaaattttgtcggcattggatgcctatttcaaagaaacagttaatgtagttgcaaaaaggtatactttctttcgtacaaaacgtacgaccggtcagactaatagggagtgggttgcaacattccaaggccttacaagggattgtgcttttgagtgtgaatgtggactcccttattcagatacaatggtacgtgatgcaattgcacagaacgtttctgatgttcgcatacgggagcagattttgaaactcgtcaatccctcccttcaacaagtgatagacatattagatagacaagacacgcttgactttgctcaggaatcatttgcaacttcgccagccgtgtgtaacattaaccggcccgccgggcgcgctgcgtggcccggtaaactgcccccGCGCACGTcagcacagctgccgccacgctctaaaccggGTGTGCcacgcaagcatacaaatgcattgctgaaatcatgcccgcggtgtgctactagacattcgcgtgaacattgcccgtcacgccaagctatttgctttttctgtaataagaaaggacatgttcaaagtgtttgccagaaaaagcttcgatcagacaatcacaaccattccaggccctttgcttcgctccgaaatcgaaccaaggacactcaggctcgtggaccttcacccatagacattcatgtagttaattccacttcgtccagtgacactgtctctaacagtgactgtgttcgtcccacaaaaagtgtgcgtcgacgtcgccggaaatcacgtcaattagcaagtgatgctgtacctgtatcagttcaaattgcacgagacagtcgctcttgtcgccagcaggacaataaactttttgtacatttggactttaatggcaaagtcataccattccagctcgataccggagctgcagtttcattgctcaatcacgacacgtacaaacaactgggcaaacctccgttgcgtgccgcaactgttgagctcactacatattcaggtcagaatatccctgtgttaggacagtgcattcttcttgcaacatacaagggacaaacaaaacttgtgtcattttacgttcttcgttcttcttctgcagtgaacttgtttggtttagatttatttcagttgtttaacttgtctattgtaaatcaggtcctatcagtgaatcagactgtgccttcagacagtgtttctcgtctgtgtgacgaatttgcagacatttttgcaccgggcttaggttgcgctaaaaactatgaagcacatttggaactgaaagtcaacgcgcaaccgaaatttttcagagcgcgcaatgttcctcacgcattgcgtgatgaggtcgcacgaacattaaacgatttagaatcacaaggtgtaattgaaggtgtgcaagcttctctctgggcctcacccttagtaattttgccaaaaccttccagaaaactgagactttgtgtggacttcaaggcaacagtgaatccacaactcgtgattgcaacttttcccttaccccgcccggaagatctttttgataaactgtgcccgggtaaatacttttcgaagttggacctagcaggcgtacttgcaaatcccagtggacgccgaatcccagcgcgtcttggtggttaa
- the LOC126424754 gene encoding uncharacterized protein LOC126424754 isoform X1: MESTGELEAVTMCGEIDIKEESVLTDPNWQLFEETEHIFIKEENVKLETLEDPDAHEPLQLKKENQQTQALLDALGQLVQGQRAIQTDAAAAASPLPQPQLAVAPPFRPYDPAQETWTEWSRQFGFHLAAYRIQGNERQPHLLSCVGVQMYRVIVKLFPRRDIATLSYDEILSALDAYFKETVNVVAKRYTFFRTKRTTGQTNREWVATFQGLTRDCAFECECGLPYSDTMVRDAIAQNVSDVRIREQILKLVNPSLQQVIDILDRQDTLDFAQESFATSPAVCNINRPAGRAAWPGKLPPRTSAQLPPRSKPGVPRKHTNALLKSCPRCATRHSREHCPSRQAICFFCNKKGHVQSVCQKKLRSDNHNHSRPFASLRNRTKDTQARGPSPIDIHVVNSTSSSDTVSNSDCVRPTKSVRRRRRKSRQLASDAVPVSVQIARDSRSCRQQDNKLFVHLDFNGKVIPFQLDTGAAVSLLNHDTYKQLGKPPLRAATVELTTYSGQNIPVLGQCILLATYKGQTKLVSFYVLRSSSAVNLFGLDLFQLFNLSIVNQVLSVNQTVPSDSVSRLCDEFADIFAPGLGCAKNYEAHLELKVNAQPKFFRARNVPHALRDEVARTLNDLESQGVIEGVQASLWASPLVILPKPSRKLRLCVDFKATVNPQLVIATFPLPRPEDLFDKLCPGKYFSKLDLAGVLANPSGRRIPARLGG; the protein is encoded by the coding sequence aatcagcagacgcaggcgttattggatgcccttggacagctcgtccagggtcaacgtgccattcaaaccgatgcggcagccgccgcttcaccgctaccgcagccacaactcgcagttgcaccgccttttaggccctacgacccagcgCAGGAAActtggacagagtggtcacgccagtttggatttcatctcgccgcctacagaattcaaggtaacgagcggcagcctcacttattgtcttgtgtcggcgtgcaaatgtaccgtgtgattgtgaaattgtttccccgacgcgacatagcaacactgtcctacgacgaaattttgtcggcattggatgcctatttcaaagaaacagttaatgtagttgcaaaaaggtatactttctttcgtacaaaacgtacgaccggtcagactaatagggagtgggttgcaacattccaaggccttacaagggattgtgcttttgagtgtgaatgtggactcccttattcagatacaatggtacgtgatgcaattgcacagaacgtttctgatgttcgcatacgggagcagattttgaaactcgtcaatccctcccttcaacaagtgatagacatattagatagacaagacacgcttgactttgctcaggaatcatttgcaacttcgccagccgtgtgtaacattaaccggcccgccgggcgcgctgcgtggcccggtaaactgcccccGCGCACGTcagcacagctgccgccacgctctaaaccggGTGTGCcacgcaagcatacaaatgcattgctgaaatcatgcccgcggtgtgctactagacattcgcgtgaacattgcccgtcacgccaagctatttgctttttctgtaataagaaaggacatgttcaaagtgtttgccagaaaaagcttcgatcagacaatcacaaccattccaggccctttgcttcgctccgaaatcgaaccaaggacactcaggctcgtggaccttcacccatagacattcatgtagttaattccacttcgtccagtgacactgtctctaacagtgactgtgttcgtcccacaaaaagtgtgcgtcgacgtcgccggaaatcacgtcaattagcaagtgatgctgtacctgtatcagttcaaattgcacgagacagtcgctcttgtcgccagcaggacaataaactttttgtacatttggactttaatggcaaagtcataccattccagctcgataccggagctgcagtttcattgctcaatcacgacacgtacaaacaactgggcaaacctccgttgcgtgccgcaactgttgagctcactacatattcaggtcagaatatccctgtgttaggacagtgcattcttcttgcaacatacaagggacaaacaaaacttgtgtcattttacgttcttcgttcttcttctgcagtgaacttgtttggtttagatttatttcagttgtttaacttgtctattgtaaatcaggtcctatcagtgaatcagactgtgccttcagacagtgtttctcgtctgtgtgacgaatttgcagacatttttgcaccgggcttaggttgcgctaaaaactatgaagcacatttggaactgaaagtcaacgcgcaaccgaaatttttcagagcgcgcaatgttcctcacgcattgcgtgatgaggtcgcacgaacattaaacgatttagaatcacaaggtgtaattgaaggtgtgcaagcttctctctgggcctcacccttagtaattttgccaaaaccttccagaaaactgagactttgtgtggacttcaaggcaacagtgaatccacaactcgtgattgcaacttttcccttaccccgcccggaagatctttttgataaactgtgcccgggtaaatacttttcgaagttggacctagcaggcgtacttgcaaatcccagtggacgccgaatcccagcgcgtcttggtggttaa
- the LOC126424754 gene encoding uncharacterized protein LOC126424754 isoform X2, with protein MVLTDPNWQLFEETEHIFIKEENVKLETLEDPDAHEPLQLKKENQQTQALLDALGQLVQGQRAIQTDAAAAASPLPQPQLAVAPPFRPYDPAQETWTEWSRQFGFHLAAYRIQGNERQPHLLSCVGVQMYRVIVKLFPRRDIATLSYDEILSALDAYFKETVNVVAKRYTFFRTKRTTGQTNREWVATFQGLTRDCAFECECGLPYSDTMVRDAIAQNVSDVRIREQILKLVNPSLQQVIDILDRQDTLDFAQESFATSPAVCNINRPAGRAAWPGKLPPRTSAQLPPRSKPGVPRKHTNALLKSCPRCATRHSREHCPSRQAICFFCNKKGHVQSVCQKKLRSDNHNHSRPFASLRNRTKDTQARGPSPIDIHVVNSTSSSDTVSNSDCVRPTKSVRRRRRKSRQLASDAVPVSVQIARDSRSCRQQDNKLFVHLDFNGKVIPFQLDTGAAVSLLNHDTYKQLGKPPLRAATVELTTYSGQNIPVLGQCILLATYKGQTKLVSFYVLRSSSAVNLFGLDLFQLFNLSIVNQVLSVNQTVPSDSVSRLCDEFADIFAPGLGCAKNYEAHLELKVNAQPKFFRARNVPHALRDEVARTLNDLESQGVIEGVQASLWASPLVILPKPSRKLRLCVDFKATVNPQLVIATFPLPRPEDLFDKLCPGKYFSKLDLAGVLANPSGRRIPARLGG; from the coding sequence aatcagcagacgcaggcgttattggatgcccttggacagctcgtccagggtcaacgtgccattcaaaccgatgcggcagccgccgcttcaccgctaccgcagccacaactcgcagttgcaccgccttttaggccctacgacccagcgCAGGAAActtggacagagtggtcacgccagtttggatttcatctcgccgcctacagaattcaaggtaacgagcggcagcctcacttattgtcttgtgtcggcgtgcaaatgtaccgtgtgattgtgaaattgtttccccgacgcgacatagcaacactgtcctacgacgaaattttgtcggcattggatgcctatttcaaagaaacagttaatgtagttgcaaaaaggtatactttctttcgtacaaaacgtacgaccggtcagactaatagggagtgggttgcaacattccaaggccttacaagggattgtgcttttgagtgtgaatgtggactcccttattcagatacaatggtacgtgatgcaattgcacagaacgtttctgatgttcgcatacgggagcagattttgaaactcgtcaatccctcccttcaacaagtgatagacatattagatagacaagacacgcttgactttgctcaggaatcatttgcaacttcgccagccgtgtgtaacattaaccggcccgccgggcgcgctgcgtggcccggtaaactgcccccGCGCACGTcagcacagctgccgccacgctctaaaccggGTGTGCcacgcaagcatacaaatgcattgctgaaatcatgcccgcggtgtgctactagacattcgcgtgaacattgcccgtcacgccaagctatttgctttttctgtaataagaaaggacatgttcaaagtgtttgccagaaaaagcttcgatcagacaatcacaaccattccaggccctttgcttcgctccgaaatcgaaccaaggacactcaggctcgtggaccttcacccatagacattcatgtagttaattccacttcgtccagtgacactgtctctaacagtgactgtgttcgtcccacaaaaagtgtgcgtcgacgtcgccggaaatcacgtcaattagcaagtgatgctgtacctgtatcagttcaaattgcacgagacagtcgctcttgtcgccagcaggacaataaactttttgtacatttggactttaatggcaaagtcataccattccagctcgataccggagctgcagtttcattgctcaatcacgacacgtacaaacaactgggcaaacctccgttgcgtgccgcaactgttgagctcactacatattcaggtcagaatatccctgtgttaggacagtgcattcttcttgcaacatacaagggacaaacaaaacttgtgtcattttacgttcttcgttcttcttctgcagtgaacttgtttggtttagatttatttcagttgtttaacttgtctattgtaaatcaggtcctatcagtgaatcagactgtgccttcagacagtgtttctcgtctgtgtgacgaatttgcagacatttttgcaccgggcttaggttgcgctaaaaactatgaagcacatttggaactgaaagtcaacgcgcaaccgaaatttttcagagcgcgcaatgttcctcacgcattgcgtgatgaggtcgcacgaacattaaacgatttagaatcacaaggtgtaattgaaggtgtgcaagcttctctctgggcctcacccttagtaattttgccaaaaccttccagaaaactgagactttgtgtggacttcaaggcaacagtgaatccacaactcgtgattgcaacttttcccttaccccgcccggaagatctttttgataaactgtgcccgggtaaatacttttcgaagttggacctagcaggcgtacttgcaaatcccagtggacgccgaatcccagcgcgtcttggtggttaa